A single region of the Hyalangium ruber genome encodes:
- the acpS gene encoding holo-ACP synthase — protein sequence MAIVGLGMDICSVERIQRILQGPRAQRFLERVYTDAERALCGARADSASAYAARFAAKEALVKALGAPPGIRWRDMEVVRGAGMPRFVVSGVAREVMEQRRVDALLTMTHDAGVAAATVILQERA from the coding sequence ATGGCGATCGTCGGCCTGGGGATGGATATCTGCTCGGTGGAGCGCATCCAGCGCATCCTCCAGGGCCCGCGCGCCCAGCGCTTCCTGGAGCGCGTGTATACGGACGCCGAGCGGGCCCTGTGCGGGGCTCGGGCCGACTCGGCCAGCGCCTATGCCGCGCGCTTCGCCGCCAAGGAGGCCCTGGTGAAGGCGCTCGGGGCACCGCCGGGCATCCGCTGGCGGGACATGGAGGTGGTGCGCGGCGCCGGCATGCCTCGGTTCGTGGTGAGCGGCGTGGCCCGAGAGGTGATGGAGCAGCGGCGGGTGGACGCGCTGCTGACGATGACCCATGACGCGGGGGTGGCCGCGGCCACCGTCATCCTGCAGGAGCGAGCCTAG
- a CDS encoding NAD(P)H-hydrate dehydratase, translating to MQSVLTAAQMREAEQAAEAQHGMPSALLMENAGRALAEAARSVAGPGGRFSVVCGPGNNGGDGLVAARFLREGGARVDVALVGDRAKMTAEAKRNLRALEADGFTAQGLEALPTLGRGDVVVDALFGTGLSRAPAGEFADAIHRIDGWRAAGAKVVAADVPSGLQSDTGEAFTPCVEADVTVSFGLLKRGQVLEPGASRCGELRRVDIGLSPATLHALTGLVPRLVEEADARGVLPPRRADSHKGTYGHVLVVAGSRGKTGAAAMAARSALRSGAGLVSVATRAEVVDTVLSFAPELMGIPLEASGPLGLADLEPLLAAAEGKDALVIGPGIPRGPETGKLIAELLARVEAPVVLDADALNAVATDLSALRGAKRQVVLTPHPGEMARLTGRSTKEVQAHRLELAREFAMEHGVTLVLKGTRTLTVSADGDLYINPTGNPGMATGGTGDVLSGICGAFLAQGFQVPDAIWAAVYVHGLAGDLAAGKRGKVGLIATDLIKGLCDVWTRWDR from the coding sequence ATGCAGAGCGTCCTCACCGCCGCACAGATGCGCGAGGCCGAGCAGGCCGCCGAGGCCCAGCATGGAATGCCCTCGGCGCTGCTCATGGAGAACGCGGGCCGGGCGTTGGCGGAGGCGGCTCGGAGCGTGGCGGGCCCGGGTGGGCGCTTCTCCGTGGTCTGCGGGCCGGGCAACAACGGTGGGGATGGGCTGGTGGCCGCGCGTTTTCTCCGAGAGGGTGGGGCGCGCGTGGACGTGGCGCTGGTGGGCGACCGGGCGAAGATGACGGCCGAGGCGAAGCGCAACCTGCGAGCGCTCGAGGCCGATGGCTTCACCGCGCAGGGCTTGGAGGCGCTGCCGACGCTGGGGAGAGGGGACGTGGTGGTGGATGCCCTCTTCGGCACGGGGCTCAGCCGGGCGCCCGCCGGGGAGTTCGCGGATGCCATCCATCGCATCGACGGGTGGCGGGCGGCGGGGGCGAAGGTGGTGGCCGCCGATGTCCCTTCCGGGCTTCAGAGTGATACCGGTGAGGCCTTCACGCCGTGTGTGGAGGCAGACGTCACCGTCTCCTTTGGGCTGCTGAAGCGGGGACAGGTGCTGGAGCCGGGCGCCTCTCGCTGTGGCGAGCTGCGGCGCGTGGACATCGGTCTTTCTCCCGCGACGTTGCATGCCCTCACCGGGCTGGTGCCGAGGCTCGTGGAGGAGGCGGACGCCCGTGGCGTGCTACCCCCTCGTCGTGCGGATTCCCACAAGGGGACGTACGGGCACGTGCTGGTGGTGGCGGGCAGCCGGGGCAAGACGGGCGCCGCGGCCATGGCGGCCCGTTCGGCTCTGCGCTCGGGGGCGGGGCTCGTCTCCGTGGCCACCCGCGCGGAGGTGGTCGACACCGTCCTGTCCTTCGCGCCCGAGCTGATGGGGATTCCGCTGGAGGCCTCGGGGCCCCTGGGCCTCGCGGACCTGGAGCCCCTGCTGGCCGCGGCCGAGGGCAAGGATGCGCTGGTCATCGGCCCGGGCATCCCCCGAGGGCCGGAGACGGGCAAGCTCATCGCCGAACTGCTCGCGCGCGTGGAGGCGCCCGTGGTGCTCGATGCGGACGCGCTCAACGCCGTGGCCACGGACCTGAGCGCCTTGCGTGGCGCGAAGCGGCAAGTCGTGCTCACGCCGCACCCGGGCGAGATGGCCCGGCTCACGGGGCGCTCCACCAAAGAGGTCCAGGCCCACCGCCTGGAGTTGGCCCGGGAGTTCGCGATGGAGCACGGGGTGACGCTCGTCCTCAAGGGCACGCGGACCCTCACCGTGAGTGCGGACGGGGACCTCTACATCAACCCCACCGGAAACCCCGGCATGGCCACCGGAGGCACGGGAGATGTGCTCTCGGGCATCTGCGGCGCGTTCCTCGCCCAGGGCTTCCAGGTGCCCGATGCCATCTGGGCGGCGGTCTACGTCCACGGCCTCGCGGGAGACCTCGCGGCGGGCAAGCGCGGGAAGGTGGGGCTCATCGCCACCGATCTCATCAAGGGCCTCTGTGACGTCTGGACGCGGTGGGACCGATGA
- the hutI gene encoding imidazolonepropionase, translating to MEPLALLVRNTSEVLTLEGTHREPAEQALTARPRACVGVRGGRVAWVGREEELPPGAVDSGTEVLDAQGCMVGPGFVDPHTHLVFAGERSTEFDLRCQGATYLEIAQAGGGILSTVRATRAASQEELVRLALPRLQRLLEYGVTTAEVKSGYGLDVENELKMLRAVRQLSTLSPVELVPTLLCAHAVPEEYKGRREEYVELCVREILPAVAKEGLARFCDIFVEQSAFTPDEARRLLIAAKALGLRPRLHGDQLTSGGGAELAAELGAATVDHLEQVSEAGIRALATADVTAVLVPTSTLFLRMRPYAPGRKLREAGVNVALGTNVNPGSAMTENLPLALGLACLENGLTAAEAYWAATRGAALALGLASHGRLAVGDIADLVVFSCSNYRHLPYHLGVNHARTVLKAGRVVIRDGVTHCT from the coding sequence ATGGAGCCGCTGGCGCTGCTCGTCCGCAACACCTCCGAGGTGCTCACCCTGGAGGGCACGCACCGCGAGCCCGCCGAACAGGCGCTCACCGCCCGCCCGCGTGCCTGCGTGGGGGTGCGCGGGGGCCGCGTGGCCTGGGTGGGCCGCGAGGAGGAGCTGCCCCCCGGCGCCGTGGACTCGGGCACCGAGGTGCTGGATGCCCAGGGGTGCATGGTGGGCCCGGGCTTCGTGGATCCGCACACGCACCTGGTCTTCGCGGGCGAGCGCTCCACCGAGTTCGACCTGCGCTGCCAGGGCGCCACCTATCTCGAGATCGCCCAGGCGGGCGGCGGCATCCTCAGCACCGTGCGCGCCACGCGCGCGGCGAGCCAGGAGGAGCTGGTGCGCCTCGCCCTGCCCCGCCTCCAGCGCCTGCTGGAGTACGGCGTCACGACGGCGGAGGTGAAGAGCGGCTACGGGCTCGACGTGGAGAACGAGCTGAAGATGCTGCGCGCGGTGCGCCAGCTCTCGACGCTCTCGCCGGTGGAGCTGGTGCCCACGCTGCTGTGCGCCCACGCGGTGCCGGAGGAGTACAAGGGCCGCCGCGAGGAGTACGTGGAGCTGTGCGTTCGCGAAATCCTTCCCGCCGTGGCGAAGGAGGGCCTGGCGCGCTTCTGCGACATCTTCGTCGAGCAGAGCGCCTTCACCCCGGACGAAGCCCGCCGGCTGCTCATCGCCGCGAAGGCGCTGGGCTTGCGGCCGCGCCTGCACGGAGATCAGCTCACCTCGGGCGGAGGCGCCGAGCTGGCCGCCGAGCTGGGGGCCGCCACCGTGGACCACCTGGAGCAGGTGAGCGAGGCGGGTATCCGTGCGCTGGCCACAGCGGACGTCACCGCCGTCCTGGTGCCTACCTCCACCCTCTTCCTGCGCATGCGCCCCTACGCGCCCGGCCGGAAGCTGCGCGAGGCGGGGGTCAACGTCGCTTTGGGCACCAACGTCAATCCTGGTTCGGCGATGACGGAGAACCTTCCCCTGGCGCTGGGGCTCGCCTGCCTGGAGAACGGGCTGACGGCGGCCGAGGCGTACTGGGCGGCCACCCGAGGCGCCGCGCTGGCGCTGGGCCTGGCCTCTCACGGTCGGCTGGCGGTGGGAGACATTGCCGACCTGGTTGTCTTTTCGTGTTCAAACTACCGGCACCTGCCCTACCACCTCGGAGTGAACCACGCTCGGACGGTGTTGAAAGCAGGCCGTGTTGTCATTCGAGACGGAGTGACACACTGTACTTGA
- the tsaE gene encoding tRNA (adenosine(37)-N6)-threonylcarbamoyltransferase complex ATPase subunit type 1 TsaE — translation MSAPTLTRTVRSESPEETHRLGVRLGELLQPGDFVGLIGDLGAGKTHLVRGVAQGAQVPRSEVASPTFAIVYPYNGRIPLHHADLYRIADYDELYATGFLDLLGGESAVLVEWLDRIPEAAPREYLRITLRPSGEDARELHAEAFGPRPAELLTAWLA, via the coding sequence ATGAGCGCGCCGACCCTGACGCGCACCGTGCGCTCGGAGTCTCCCGAGGAGACGCACCGCCTTGGCGTGAGGCTGGGCGAGCTGCTCCAGCCGGGGGACTTCGTCGGGCTCATTGGCGACCTGGGCGCGGGCAAGACGCACCTGGTGCGCGGGGTGGCCCAGGGAGCCCAGGTGCCACGCTCCGAGGTGGCCAGCCCCACCTTCGCCATCGTCTACCCGTACAACGGGCGCATTCCGCTGCACCACGCGGACCTCTACCGCATCGCGGACTATGACGAGCTGTACGCCACCGGCTTCCTCGATCTGCTCGGAGGCGAGAGCGCGGTGCTGGTCGAATGGCTGGACCGGATCCCCGAGGCGGCGCCGCGCGAGTACCTGCGCATCACCCTGCGCCCCTCGGGAGAAGACGCGCGAGAGCTGCACGCCGAGGCCTTTGGACCCAGGCCCGCGGAGCTGCTCACCGCTTGGCTCGCGTGA
- a CDS encoding class II glutamine amidotransferase, producing MCRLFGFRSSVPAAVHPALVTEKNSLVIQSREHKDGWGIAAYGVEQRPLTAHGVGPAHSDPDFHRVSSLVSSHTVVAHVRQASVGAVELRNSHPFLLGRWSFVHNGTLKDFERHRSSVEALIRPDLRTNIRGTTDSERCFHIFLTRLSARGNVDDSVRLEDVASALAETMGLVAALTDEPGKDRSAMNFLVTNGEVMVATRRHRTLYISDGRRSSTCTTSAPIRHGTQLNQLLIASEVLCGNQTAWNEVSEEEVIGVDGKLVLHRWRLSDLAVVG from the coding sequence ATGTGCCGCCTGTTTGGATTTCGTTCCTCAGTTCCCGCTGCTGTCCATCCCGCCCTGGTGACGGAGAAGAACTCTCTTGTCATCCAGTCGCGTGAGCACAAGGACGGCTGGGGAATCGCCGCGTATGGAGTCGAGCAGCGCCCCCTCACCGCGCACGGGGTGGGCCCGGCCCACAGCGACCCGGACTTCCACCGGGTGAGCAGCCTGGTGTCTTCCCACACGGTGGTCGCGCACGTCCGGCAGGCCTCCGTGGGAGCCGTCGAGCTGCGCAACTCGCACCCCTTCCTGCTGGGCCGCTGGTCCTTCGTCCACAACGGCACGCTGAAGGACTTCGAGCGGCATCGCTCCTCGGTGGAGGCGCTCATCCGGCCGGATCTGCGCACGAACATTCGCGGGACGACGGACTCGGAGCGCTGCTTCCACATCTTCCTCACCCGGCTGTCGGCGCGCGGGAACGTGGACGACTCGGTGCGGCTGGAGGACGTGGCCAGCGCGCTGGCGGAGACGATGGGGCTGGTGGCCGCCCTCACGGACGAGCCGGGCAAGGATCGCTCGGCGATGAACTTCCTGGTGACCAATGGCGAGGTGATGGTGGCCACGCGGCGGCACCGCACGCTCTACATCTCCGACGGTCGCCGCTCGTCGACCTGCACGACTTCGGCGCCGATCCGGCACGGCACGCAGCTCAACCAGCTGCTCATCGCCAGCGAGGTGCTGTGCGGCAACCAGACCGCGTGGAACGAGGTCTCCGAGGAGGAGGTCATCGGCGTGGACGGCAAGCTCGTGCTTCACCGCTGGCGCCTGTCGGATCTCGCGGTGGTGGGCTAG